In one window of Oncorhynchus kisutch isolate 150728-3 linkage group LG16, Okis_V2, whole genome shotgun sequence DNA:
- the LOC109879370 gene encoding reduced folate transporter, which yields MVNKDAMVSGDKAVEEEAELDLKETSPGEPDPEMALPPPEDPSDGQTKTARTWELSVVFLCFYGFMVQLKPGEPFITPNLLSMEKNFTREQVTNEINPILSYSYMAVLVPVFLLTDVLRYKPVLVLSSLSHVAIWLLLLLGSSLLEMQFMEFFYGITMAARVAYSSYIFSLVTPELYQRVASYSRSCVLMGVFASSVLGQVLISVGRLSFATLSAVSLALVSFGLVLSCCLPWPKRSLFFNRAHHAAQRNLQEQAAAQSELARMKQGEAGLGSGDTPSLAPLSSGSSWRDSVFIQMLKELRNVPRRPSLRLWSLWWVFNSAGYYLVLLYVHVLWNKVYPATENKHVYNGGVEAVSTLLGAITSFAAGFVKIRWNVWSELVIGIITALQAGLLLLMGTTSNIWVCYVAYSLFKGFYQFLVPIAIFQIASSLTKELCALVFGVNTFLATVLKTIITLIVSDKKGLGLDVHSQFLVYFFYFALLTVIYLGCAAWVIIRHYRNQSAGGGGDTDQATPTELCSVPSNPSETEPLSNGNNVKA from the exons ATGGTGAACAAAGACGCTATGGTGAGTGGGGACAAGGCTGTGGAGGAAGAGGCTGAACTGGACCTGAAGGAGACCTCCCCTGGAGAGCCTGACCCCGAGATGGCTCTTCCCCCACCTGAGGACCCCTCAGACGGCCAGACCAAGACCGCCCGGACCTGGGAGTTGTCGGTGGTGTTCCTGTGTTTCTATGGGTTTATGGTGCAGCTGAAGCCTGGGGAGCCCTTTATAACACCAAACCTGCTCAGCATGGAGAAGAACTTCACCAGGGAACAG GTGACCAATGAGATCAACCCGATCCTGTCCTACTCCTACATGGCGGTGCTGGTGCCAGTCTTCCTCCTGACAGACGTCTTGCGTTACAAGCCCGTCCTGGTCCTCTCCAGCCTCAGCCACGTGGCCATctggctcctcctcctcctgggcTCCTCCCTCTTAGAGATGCAGTTCATGGAGTTCTTCTACGGCATCACCATGGCAGCACGCGTGGCTTACTCCTCCTATATCTTCTCCCTGGTCACCCCAGAGCTCTACCAACGCGTGGCCAGCTACTCGCGCTCTTGCGTCCTCATGGGGGTGTTTGCCAGCTCGGTGCTGGGCCAGGTGCTGATATCTGTAGGCAGGCTCTCCTTCGCCACGCTCAGTGCTGTCTCCTTGGCCTTGGTGTCCTTCGGCCTGGTGCTCTCCTGCTGCCTGCCCTGGCCCAAGAGGTCCTTGTTCTTCAACAGGGCCCACCACGCTGCCCAGAGGAACCTCCAGGAGCAGGCTGCCGCCCAGTCGGAGCTGGCCAGGATGAAGCAGGGCGAAGCGGGCCTGGGTTCAGGTGACACACCCTCCCTGGCCCCTCTCAGCTCTGGTTCCTCCTGGAGGGACTCTGTGTTTATTCAGATGCTGAAGGAGCTGAGGAACGTGCCGCGGAGGCCCAGCCTGAGACTGTGGAGCCTGTGGTGGGTGTTCAACTCCGCTGGCTACTACCTGGTGCTGTTGTACGTCCATGTCCTGTGGAACAAGGTGTACCCCGCCACGGAGAACAAACACGTCTACAACGGAGGGGTGGAGGCTGTCTCCACACTACTGG GTGCGATCACGTCATTTGCAGCGGGCTTCGTGAAGATCCGCTGGAACGTGTGGTCTGAGCTGGTGATCGGCATCATCACGGCTCTACAGGCTGGCCTGCTGCTCCTCATGGGGACCACCAGCAACATCTGGGTCTGCTATGTGGCCTACTCCCTCTTCAAGGGTTTCTACCAGTTCCTCGTGCCCATCGCCAT TTTCCAGATTGCCTCGTCGCTCACCAAGGAGCTGTGTGCCCTGGTGTTTGGGGTCAACACTTTCCTGGCGACCGTTCTGAAGACCATCATCACCCTCATCGTCTCTGACAAGAAGGGTCTGGGACTAGACGTGCACTCccag TTCCTGGTCTACTTCTTCTACTTTGCCTTGCTGACGGTTATCTACCTGGGCTGTGCTGCCTGGGTCATCATTCGCCACTACAGGAACCAATCGGCAGGAGGGGGAGGGGACACAGACCAGGCCACGCCCACTGAGCTATGTTCCGTACCATCAAACCCCTCAGAGACGGAACCTCTGTCCAATGGGAACAACGTGAAGGCCTGA